From a single Gimesia fumaroli genomic region:
- the ltrA gene encoding group II intron reverse transcriptase/maturase → MNRNREQKPTRVPFAAKQVGEASSRWDWVEPCVWTDRMLTALETGVKGGQWFSLIDKVDRDRNLYQAFRRVAANGGAAGVDHVSCERFAERLIPNLRKLSQQLREGNYQPQAIRRQWIPKPGSRELRPLGIPTARDRVVQTALRQVLEPIFERDFAEQSYGFRPGRGCKDALQRVDTLLESGYTYVVDADLKSYFDTIPHDKLMNRVREKISDGQVLTLIEMFLRQQILDDLAEWTPDRGSPQGAVISPLLSNIYLDPLDHLMAGAGIEMVRYADDFVILCRTREDAERALEMVRQWTAEAGLTLHPDKTHIVDMAEGSFDFLGYTFQGRYRFPRKKSLQKFKDSIRQKTRRTNGHSLQCIIAQLNPTLRGWFNYFQHCQPSTYTILDQWVRMRLRSILRKRRKGKGRGRGHDHLRWPNAYFAEQGLFSLKQSHVLASQSSQR, encoded by the coding sequence ATGAACCGAAACAGGGAACAAAAACCGACGCGAGTGCCGTTTGCGGCTAAACAAGTCGGAGAAGCTTCGTCCCGCTGGGACTGGGTAGAACCATGTGTCTGGACAGACCGCATGTTGACGGCCCTCGAAACGGGGGTGAAAGGAGGCCAATGGTTCAGTCTGATCGATAAAGTCGATCGTGATCGAAATTTGTATCAGGCGTTTCGTAGAGTAGCCGCCAACGGCGGTGCAGCTGGTGTGGATCACGTCAGCTGCGAACGCTTCGCCGAGCGATTGATCCCGAACCTGAGAAAGCTGTCGCAACAACTGCGGGAAGGAAACTACCAACCGCAGGCAATCCGGCGACAGTGGATTCCCAAGCCGGGGAGCAGGGAACTGCGTCCTCTGGGGATTCCCACAGCTCGGGATCGGGTGGTGCAGACCGCATTACGCCAAGTGCTGGAACCAATCTTCGAACGGGATTTCGCCGAGCAAAGCTATGGTTTCCGTCCCGGGCGCGGCTGTAAGGATGCGCTACAGCGTGTCGATACGCTGCTCGAAAGCGGTTACACATATGTGGTGGATGCAGATTTGAAGAGCTATTTCGACACAATTCCCCACGATAAGTTGATGAATCGGGTCCGGGAGAAAATCAGCGACGGCCAGGTGCTGACGCTGATCGAGATGTTTCTGCGTCAACAGATTCTAGATGACCTTGCCGAATGGACTCCCGATCGTGGGAGCCCCCAGGGAGCGGTGATCAGCCCGTTGCTCAGCAACATCTATCTCGATCCCCTCGACCATTTGATGGCGGGAGCCGGAATTGAGATGGTCCGTTACGCAGACGACTTCGTGATTTTGTGTCGAACTCGGGAAGACGCCGAGCGAGCTTTGGAGATGGTGCGGCAGTGGACGGCGGAAGCCGGCCTGACGCTGCATCCGGACAAGACTCACATCGTCGACATGGCCGAGGGGAGCTTCGATTTTCTGGGTTACACTTTCCAGGGGCGTTATCGCTTCCCTCGAAAGAAAAGTCTCCAGAAATTCAAAGACTCCATTCGGCAGAAGACGAGGCGGACGAACGGGCATAGCCTTCAATGCATCATTGCACAGCTCAACCCGACGCTACGTGGCTGGTTCAATTATTTTCAACACTGCCAGCCTTCCACGTATACCATCCTGGATCAGTGGGTTCGCATGCGTCTGCGAAGTATACTTCGGAAACGTCGTAAAGGCAAAGGTCGCGGACGAGGACACGATCATTTACGCTGGCCCAATGCTTATTTTGCCGAACAGGGACTGTTCTCCTTGAAACAATCCCATGTTCTGGCCAGTCAATCCTCGCAGAGGTAA
- a CDS encoding potassium channel family protein, producing MAHFLRIIFLLVGFTIFGTVGIRLIEGASWLDSLFMIVITATTVGYEDPVSLSHNGKIFIIFYLMFGLGIFTYSVSQLGQWIVRQQMSSVLEKRRMQKAISNLDNHYIVCGIGRMGASICEYLHEREKPFVVIDSNEEHLQLACEDKGWFHIHGDATDDFVLKSAGIENAKALAAALPSDADNVYVVLTARMLNPEFQIIARASDDKAGEKIKHAGANRVVSPFRSGAVKIARFMIHPAVEDFVEVASKHIGGFQVADLQIHEANPYCGKKLSETDFSTKGIMIVGICRPGQAPQMPPPSTSILNAGDSVFALGSSEAVNQLMEEFNESEEVPA from the coding sequence GTGGCACATTTTCTGCGCATCATCTTTCTGCTGGTCGGGTTTACGATTTTTGGAACGGTCGGAATTCGCCTGATCGAAGGCGCTTCCTGGCTCGACAGTCTCTTTATGATCGTGATTACGGCAACGACTGTCGGTTATGAAGACCCTGTCAGCCTGTCGCATAACGGCAAGATATTTATCATTTTCTATCTCATGTTTGGTTTGGGAATTTTCACCTACAGTGTGTCCCAGCTCGGTCAGTGGATCGTTCGTCAACAAATGAGTTCAGTCCTGGAGAAACGACGAATGCAAAAAGCAATTTCAAACTTAGACAACCATTATATCGTGTGTGGCATTGGTCGTATGGGGGCATCGATCTGTGAATATCTTCACGAACGGGAAAAACCATTCGTCGTGATCGACAGTAATGAAGAGCATCTGCAGCTCGCCTGTGAAGACAAAGGCTGGTTCCATATTCATGGTGATGCCACCGATGACTTTGTTTTGAAGAGTGCCGGTATTGAAAACGCAAAAGCCCTCGCTGCCGCTTTACCCAGTGATGCAGATAATGTTTACGTCGTACTCACCGCACGCATGCTGAATCCCGAATTCCAGATCATCGCCCGTGCCAGTGATGATAAAGCCGGCGAAAAAATCAAACATGCCGGCGCGAACCGCGTTGTCAGTCCGTTTCGCAGTGGCGCCGTCAAGATCGCACGGTTCATGATTCACCCTGCCGTCGAAGATTTCGTCGAAGTCGCCAGCAAACATATCGGCGGTTTTCAGGTTGCTGATCTCCAGATTCATGAGGCCAATCCGTACTGCGGAAAAAAATTAAGTGAAACCGATTTCAGCACCAAAGGCATCATGATCGTCGGCATCTGCCGACCCGGACAGGCACCACAGATGCCGCCCCCCAGCACTTCGATCCTCAACGCCGGCGACAGTGTCTTCGCTCTCGGTTCGTCGGAAGCCGTTAATCAACTCATGGAAGAATTCAACGAATCCGAAGAAGTACCAGCATAA
- a CDS encoding sigma-54-dependent Fis family transcriptional regulator has protein sequence MSETEMIEWLEWKRLPLFSRYDSEASLVQMCDRLLEEATRQKSGSDFIRQFLPQLATELSCQWCTLIERTPEWETLFEFGRNAAGSFPGALCGEALDRDAAGLCPDEKRADWSYMASPLGETCPGTVMLVGGRDLTVDSLSDVVIAARALGYALSVVEQREKNLRRINRLQTTLHIASSFSSARETQPLLELIAKEATRLLDSDRSSIFIWDQEHKQVVACPALGVEGNTLRLPDDVGIVGDVIHSGETIRVDDAYNDERFDPSVDKSSGFKTHNLLCVPLKNNAGELIGAFEVMNKEKGKSDFDDDDAQSLAELGVQAATALENTRELEQLSRSRDQMTEQAKEKVQIIGKSSAIEALRSTIERLAGTDLPVLILGESGTGKEVVSQSLHYQGPRANTPFIAVNCAALPETLLESELFGHEKGSFTDAHETRAGKFELAEGGTLFLDEIGDMTLGGQAKLLRVLEQKVITRVGGSESIPINVRVVAATNAKLADAVRDKKFREDLYYRLSVVTLELPPLRDRPEDVILLAEFFLAQFCAQANRRVLKISAEAKKRLQAHLWPGNVRELRNLMERVAFLCAGDRVEVEDLAFILSPARDSVVDMSADLSLKEASRRFQQEYIRRTIKRVGGNMSETAKCLGLHRSNLYRKMGQLGMHEANEGADDED, from the coding sequence GTGAGTGAAACAGAGATGATAGAGTGGTTGGAATGGAAACGGCTTCCTTTATTTTCCCGGTATGATTCTGAAGCGTCTCTGGTGCAGATGTGCGACCGGTTGCTGGAAGAAGCAACGCGGCAGAAATCGGGCAGCGATTTTATCCGCCAGTTCCTACCCCAGCTGGCGACAGAACTTTCCTGTCAGTGGTGCACTCTGATCGAGCGGACACCCGAGTGGGAAACTCTGTTTGAGTTTGGTCGAAATGCCGCCGGCAGTTTTCCCGGTGCCTTATGCGGGGAAGCATTAGATCGTGATGCCGCGGGCCTGTGTCCCGACGAGAAACGTGCGGACTGGTCTTATATGGCGTCCCCTCTGGGAGAGACATGTCCTGGAACCGTGATGCTGGTAGGAGGACGGGATTTAACCGTTGATTCGCTTAGTGATGTAGTGATTGCGGCGCGGGCACTCGGTTATGCACTGTCTGTCGTTGAGCAGCGCGAAAAGAATCTGCGACGTATTAATCGGCTGCAGACGACGTTGCATATCGCCTCCAGCTTTTCCTCCGCCCGTGAAACACAGCCCCTGTTAGAGTTGATCGCGAAAGAAGCGACACGCTTACTGGACAGTGACCGATCCAGTATTTTCATCTGGGATCAGGAACACAAGCAGGTCGTTGCCTGTCCGGCACTCGGAGTCGAAGGGAACACGCTGCGTCTGCCCGATGATGTGGGAATTGTCGGCGACGTCATTCATAGTGGCGAGACGATTCGCGTCGATGATGCTTACAACGATGAGCGGTTTGATCCCAGTGTCGATAAATCAAGTGGGTTTAAGACGCATAATCTGTTGTGTGTCCCGTTAAAAAATAATGCCGGTGAATTGATCGGCGCATTCGAGGTGATGAATAAGGAAAAAGGGAAGTCGGACTTTGACGACGACGATGCCCAAAGTCTGGCAGAGTTAGGGGTACAGGCAGCGACGGCTCTGGAGAATACGCGTGAGCTCGAACAGCTTTCCCGCAGCCGCGATCAGATGACCGAACAGGCGAAAGAGAAAGTACAGATCATCGGGAAGAGTTCTGCAATCGAGGCATTGCGTTCGACAATCGAACGGTTGGCAGGCACCGATTTGCCTGTGCTGATTCTGGGTGAAAGCGGCACGGGGAAAGAAGTCGTCAGTCAGTCGCTGCATTATCAGGGGCCGCGGGCGAATACGCCTTTTATCGCCGTGAACTGTGCGGCGTTGCCGGAAACCTTACTGGAAAGTGAACTGTTCGGCCACGAAAAAGGCTCGTTCACCGATGCCCACGAAACGCGAGCAGGCAAGTTCGAACTGGCCGAAGGGGGGACGCTGTTTCTGGATGAGATTGGCGATATGACTCTCGGAGGACAGGCGAAGCTGTTGCGCGTGCTGGAGCAGAAAGTGATAACCCGCGTGGGAGGCTCGGAGAGTATTCCGATCAACGTCCGGGTGGTGGCAGCCACAAATGCGAAGCTGGCGGATGCGGTGCGTGATAAAAAGTTTCGCGAGGATTTGTACTATCGCTTGAGTGTGGTCACGCTGGAACTGCCGCCCTTACGGGATCGGCCGGAAGATGTGATTCTGCTGGCAGAGTTTTTTCTCGCTCAGTTTTGTGCCCAGGCCAACCGTCGTGTGTTGAAAATTTCTGCGGAAGCCAAAAAGCGATTGCAGGCGCATCTCTGGCCTGGCAATGTGCGCGAGCTTCGCAATCTGATGGAACGCGTGGCGTTTTTATGTGCCGGCGATCGTGTGGAAGTGGAAGATCTGGCATTTATCCTGAGCCCGGCCCGTGACTCCGTTGTCGATATGTCGGCTGATCTGAGTTTGAAAGAAGCCTCCCGCCGGTTTCAGCAGGAATACATTCGCCGCACGATCAAACGCGTCGGTGGTAATATGAGTGAAACCGCCAAATGCCTGGGGCTGCATCGTTCAAACCTGTACCGCAAAATGGGGCAGTTGGGTATGCACGAAGCAAACGAAGGTGCCGACGACGAAGACTGA